One part of the Quercus lobata isolate SW786 chromosome 7, ValleyOak3.0 Primary Assembly, whole genome shotgun sequence genome encodes these proteins:
- the LOC115953714 gene encoding uncharacterized protein LOC115953714 — translation MMANEDYEKVLFSDYDDFISKYEDEDEDGEPDIGPGFEWSSDPLLKVKLSHPSKIPRPSRTPIPTPPPTIDSNLQPQPQIIELDPFHVPKWLSETEISEEQRYEYSVYGEMLLDRYNQVKGTDFEFVRLVKRKLFLAAGVSFKIQFEAKPRAAAEYTLKTFEAFVFKDAVYKKVWPQSCRLVSPNRDSVYDEEYCRPNDEEYRRPMCTYEW, via the exons ATGATGGCAAATGAGGACTATGAGAAAGTATTGTTTTCAGACTACGATGACTTCATTTCTAaatatgaagatgaagatgaagatggcGAACCTGATATTGGTCCCGGGTTTGAGTGGAGTTCTGATCCCCTCCTCAAAGTCAAACTCTCTCACCCTTCTAAAATTCCTCGCCCTAGCCGTACCCCTATCCCTACCCCTCCCCCTACCATCGACTCCAACCTTCAGCCTCAGCCTCAGATCATAGAGCTAGACCCATTCCATGTGCCAAAATGGCTCTCAGAGACAGAG ATTTCTGAGGAGCAACGATATGAATATTCTGTCTATGGAGAGATGCTGTTAGACCGCTACAACCAAGTTAAG GGCACggattttgaatttgtgagACTTGTGAAGAGGAAACTATTTCTTGCCGCTGGTGtaagttttaaaattcaatttgagGCCAAGCCCAGGGCTGCTGCTGAGTACACCCTGAAAACCTTTGAAGCTTTCGTGTTCAAGGATGCTGTCTATAAGAAAGTGTGGCCCCAGAGTTGCCGACTAGTTAGCCCTAATCGTGACTCTGTGTATGATGAAGAATATTGCCGTCCCAATGATGAAGAATATCGCCGTCCCATGTGCACTTATGAATGGTAA